Part of the Helicobacter pylori NQ4053 genome, TTAAATTTATTACATTTATATGTAGATAATTTAGATTTATTTAATATATATAATATAAAAATTATAAAATAATTAAACTACACTAAAAGAAAACAAAATGACACAACATTTCTTGCTATCATCAAGAGCTAAACAACTTTCACTTCTACAAATAGCAAAGATGAGCGATAGTGAGGCGTTAAAAACATTTGCTGATATTAGGTGGCATAGCAATGGTGGAAATCCTATCTGCCCACACTGTGGTAATGCAGGTAAAATTTATCTCATCACTACAAGAAACGAATATAAATGCAATGAGTACCATAAGAGATTTAGCGTAACAAGAGGAACGCTTTTTCACTCTCATAAACTACCACTTCAAATTCTGCTTTGTGCTATCGTGTTATTTGTAAATGCAGTTAAGGGTATTTCGGCATTACAACTAAGCCATGATTTGGATATTCAGTATAAGAGTGCATTTGTATTATTGCATAAACTTCGTGAGAGCTTAATTAATTATCAAAGCGATGAGCCATTTAATGAAGTGTGCGAGATAGATGGTGTATATGTAGGCAACTACATAAGACCAAAGAATAATATAAATGATAGAATAGACAGACGAAAGACATTTAAGCCTAATAAGAGAGTGGTCATCTCACTTCGTCAAAGAGATGAGATAGGTAGTAGTGCCAATAAGAGTAGGACTTTCGTATTAAAGAGCGAAAATGCTTTTGACATAAACAACATAGTTCGTAAGTATATCTTGCGTGGTAGTGAAGTGCATACCGATGAAAATGTATGGTATAGTGATTTGTCAGATCACTATACTCACAAGGTGGTAAATCACGCTATTGAATATATGGGAAGTAGTGGCGAGAATAACAATCAGGCAGAGAACTACAATGCCATAAACTAAGCACGCTATATTTATTAAACTATGCAAATGAGATAAGTTATAGAGAGAACACTAGACGACTTAATAATGGAGCTATCTTTAAAGATATTTTAGGTAAATGCCTTAATAAACCTATCTCAAATGAATTTTGTGGATACTAGCAAGGCAATTATAGAGTAAGCGAAAAGCCTGGTGCTTAAATAATCTTATAAGTTATAGAAGTCTTGTTTTATTATGTTTCTTTGTTTTAGTTTGCTTATTGCATAGTAGATATTTTGTCTAAATTTGGCTATAAAATGGTTATCTGCGGTAGAATTTGCGAATAGATAATCAACTTATCTCATCTATGGTGCTAGGCTTGTTTTTAAGACACTCTAAGATTTTTTTGATTAGCTCACCACACCTAAAATACGAAACAGCTCTAACGCTTTTACTTTTGATTTCATTTAGTTTAAAATTTGGCTCGAATATATTAGTATTGTTTTACCTATTGTTTCAAGATCGTTTATAAGCGTTTTTATTAGCTCTTTTTGGTGCGTGATTT contains:
- a CDS encoding IS1595 family transposase; this encodes MTQHFLLSSRAKQLSLLQIAKMSDSEALKTFADIRWHSNGGNPICPHCGNAGKIYLITTRNEYKCNEYHKRFSVTRGTLFHSHKLPLQILLCAIVLFVNAVKGISALQLSHDLDIQYKSAFVLLHKLRESLINYQSDEPFNEVCEIDGVYVGNYIRPKNNINDRIDRRKTFKPNKRVVISLRQRDEIGSSANKSRTFVLKSENAFDINNIVRKYILRGSEVHTDENVWYSDLSDHYTHKVVNHAIEYMGSSGENNNQAENYNAIN